The following coding sequences lie in one Biomphalaria glabrata chromosome 18, xgBioGlab47.1, whole genome shotgun sequence genomic window:
- the LOC129924016 gene encoding loricrin-like — MEYGISDFYIKLETSDRKPEMKNLRPGNFVSKGHFAGKGDFVSEGNFVVGGNPNYVGGGNYVGGGNYVGEANYVGGGNYVGEGNYVGGGNYVGGGNYVGGSNYVGGGNYVGGGNYVGGGNYVGGGNYVGGNPNYVGGGNYVGEANYVGGGNYVGGGNYVGEANYVGGGNYVGEANYVGGGNYVGGGNYVGEANYVGGGNYVGEANYVGGGNYVSEDNNVGGGNYVGGVNNVGGGNYVGGGNYVGGGNYVSEGNYVGGGNYVGGGNYVSEGNYVGEGNYVSEGNNVGGGNYVSEDLYFVFLMNN; from the exons ATGGAATATGGAATCTCAGATTTCTATATCAAACTTGAAACATCAGACAGAAAACCTGAGATGAAAAACCTCAGACCT GGTAACTTTGTGAGTAAAGGTCACTTTGCTGGTAAGGGTGACTTTGTTAGTGAAGGTAACTTTGTTGTTGGAGGTAACCCTAACTATGTTGGTGGAGGTAACTATGTTGGTGGAGGTAACTATGTTGGTGAAGCTAACTATGTTGGTGGAGGTAACTATGTTGGTGAAGGTAACTATGTTGGTGGAGGTAACTATGTTGGTGGAGGTAACTATGTTGGTGGAAGTAACTATGTTGGTGGAGGTAACTATGTTGGTGGAGGTAACTATGTTGGTGGAGGTAACTATGTTGGTGGAGGTAACTATGTTGGAG GTAACCCTAACTATGTTGGTGGTGGTAACTATGTTGGTGAAGCTAACTATGTTGGTGGAGGTAACTATGTTGGTGGAGGTAACTATGTTGGTGAAGCTAACTATGTTGGTGGAGGTAACTATGTTGGTGAAGCTAACTATGTTGGTGGAGGTAACTATGTTGGTGGAGGTAACTATGTTGGTGAAGCTAACTATGTTGGTGGAGGTAACTATGTTGGTGAAGCTAACTATGTTGGTGGAGGTAACTATGTTAGTGAAGATAACAATGTTGGTGGAGGTAACTATGTTGGTGGAGTTAACAATGTTGGTGGAGGTAACTATGTTGGTGGAGGTAACTATGTTGGTGGAGGTAACTATGTTAGTGAAGGTAACTATGTTGGTGGAGGTAACTATGTTGGTGGAGGTAACTATGTTAGTGAAGGTAACTATGTTGGTGAAGGTAACTATGTTAGTGAAGGTAATAATGTTGGTGGAGGTAACTATGTTAGTGAAG atctttactttgtctttttaATGAATAACTAA